The Syntrophobotulus glycolicus DSM 8271 DNA window GACTGAAGAAAAACGGCCGCCTGACAAACATTGTATCCCGCGGCGGTTCCCTGCTCTATGCCTGGATGGAACTGACCGGCAATGAAAATCCCTTCTACGAACACTATGACAAAGTTCTGGATATCCTCAGAGCATATGATGTCACCATCAGCCTTGGTGATGCCTGCAGGCCCGGAAGCATCAACGATTCTACCGATGCCTGCCAGGTCGAGGAGTTAATTACCCTTGGGGAACTGACCAAGGAAGCCTGGAAGAAGGATGTCCAGGTGATGGTGGAAGGTCCCGGGCACATGGCCATCAATGAGATTCAGGCGAATATGGTTCTGCAGAAAAGGCTCTGTCATCATGCGCCTTTCTATGTTTTGGGACCTATTGTCACGGATATTGCCCCCGGCTATGATCATATCACCAGTGCCATCGGGGGAGCGATCGCAGCCTCAAGCGGCGCTGATTTCCTTTGTTATGTAACACCTGCGGAACATCTCAGGCTTCCCGATCTTGAGGACATGAAAGAGGGAATCATCGCCGCCAAAATAGCCGCTCACGCCGCGGATATCGCCAAGGGTGTAAGCGGAGCCAGGGAACATGATTATCAGATGAGCACCGCCAGAAAAAATTTGGACTGGGAGGGGATGTTCAACTTGGCCCTCGACCAGGAGAAAGCACGCAGATATCGAGAATCCTCCCAACCCGAGCATGAAGATTCCTGCACGATGTGCGGCAAAATGTGCGCGGTCAGGACCATGAACAAGGTCATGAGCGGGGAAAAGCTGAGCTTGGATTAAAGTGCGCAAGAGTGGAAGAAAAGAGGTCAGTAAAAAATCAGATCGAGGCGGAGAGGACAAAGATGTTTACCGTTAATGGCAATAAAGTAAAAATTGAAGAGCACCTGACAATAAGCGGTTATCTTGCTTCTGCCGGTATTGATCCCAGCCTGGTTGTTGTTGAATATAATCATCAAATCCCTGACAGGCAGGAGTGGCCCAATATTCACATCCAAAATGGTGACAATCTGGAAATCGTAAAGTTTATTGGTGGAGGCTGAGCAATGGCTGCAGATTCTCTGGATCAGGATGTCTTAAGATATTCCAGACAGATCATTCTGGATGGCTTTGGCAAAGATGGGCAGGAAAAATTGAAAACGGCCCGGGTTCTGGTGATTGGAGCGGGGGGACTTGGTTCCCCGGCCCTGTACTACCTGGCAGCGGCAGGGGTGAGCAATATCGGAATTGTCGATTTCGATACAATCACATTATCTAATTTGAACCGGCAAATTCTTCATTTTACCGAAGACTTAGGCAAGAAGAAGACGGATTCCGCTGAAAAGAAGCTGTTAAATTTGAATCCTGGTCTCAATATTGAGAAATATCATGACAGGCTTAATATTGATAACATTGAAGAGGTCATCAGCAACTATGATGTGATCATTGACGCTACGGATAATTTTCCGGTCAGATATCTCATAAGCGACTGCTGCTATTTCAACGGAAAGCCGTTGATTGAAGGAGCGGCGGTCGGGTTCGACGGCATTTTGATGACAATCATTCCGGGGCAAACCCCCTGTTACCGCTGTCTTTACCCTGAGCCGCCCCAAAACGGTGTTATGCCGACCTGCAGTGACAGCGGCATATTGGGTATGGTGACCGGAGTGATCGGGTCGCTGCAGGCTTTGGAAGCGGTCAAGGTGATAACCGGAATGGGCCAAACCGTTTCCGGCAGATTACTTATCTTTGATGCCTTACGTTCAAGCTTCCGGGAAGTGAACTGGCCGAAGAGGGATCATTGTCCTTTATGCGGAGATGAGCCAAAGATCAGAGAACTGGTGGAATACGAAATAAAATGCAAAGTAAAATTGTAATCGTTGACACGCAATCACAAGCCTATATGTCTGCTGATTGCTTAGATGAATTTAGGATTAAGATCTCTTAATTATACGGAAAACGCAGGCTCTTCGGAGCCTGTAGTTTTTTTCCCGGCAAAAGAGTGTGCGAACAGAAGGTTTGGCTCGGATTTTCAAATGATAAGATTTAGTTTTATGGTGCCCTGCAGGAGGCAAAAAAATTTTTATTGATTACAGAGAGTATAATGTATATAATAAATATATACATTATTTTTGTGTGAAGAGGTGACCGCTCTGGACATTATTATCTCCAACCAAAGTGATATCCCAATTTACCAGCAAATTGTCACGCAGATGAAAAATCTGATGATGAACGGTGAGTTATCGGAGGGCGATCCGCTTCCTTCGATACGTACCCTGGCGACCGAGCTGCAAATCAGTTCCATTACGACGAAGCGTGCCTATGAGGAATTGGAACGTGAGGGCTATATCGTATCCCAGGTGGGGCGCGGTTCTTTTGTCAACGCCCAAAATAAAGAACTGATGCGGGAAAAACGGATGAAGATTGTAGAGGAAAAGCTGGCTGAAGCAGTAGCCGCTGCCAAAATGATCGAAATGTCACGGGATGATCTTCGGGAACTTTTAGATATTCTATTTGGGGAGGATATGAAATGAGTAACCTGATCGAGGTGAAAAATCTTAGAAAAAGCTGGCAGGATTTTGGGCTCCAAGACATCTCTTTTGCCCTGGCCCCTGGGTATATCATGGGCTTCGTCGGCCCTAACGGGGCGGGAAAGAGTACGACCATCAAATTGATGCTGAACCTCCTTCATAAACAAGGGGGGGACATCAAACTGTTTGGCCTTGATCATGTTAAAGACGAAATTGCGGTTAAACAGCAAATCGGTTTTGTTTTGGATGATACTTATTTTCAGGAGAATATGACCATCAAGCAGATTGAATGGCTGGTATCAGGTTTCTACCGGGAGTGGGACAGGGAAAAGTTTAATCAGTTTATGATCAAGTTTTCCCTGCCTAAACATAAAAAAATAAAAGAACTGTCCACGGGGATGAAAGCGAAATTGGCTATGTCCGTGGCCTTAAGCCATAACGCAAAACTGCTGATCCTGGACGAACCAACCTCAGGTCTCGATCCTGTGGTGCGCAGCGAAATCTTAGGCGAGCTTTCTCAAGTGGTGCAAGACCCGGCGCGCGGGGTTTTCTTTTCTACCCATATTACCTCTGACTTGGACAAGATCGCCGACTATGTCACCTTTATCCACAACGGAAGAATCGTCCTTGCCACAACAAAGGACGAAATCAATGAAAAGTACGCGATCGTCAAGGGAACAAAAAAGCAGCTTGCGGAAATCAAGAGTCTTTTGGTGCGCTATAAGGAATCCCAATTTGGCTTTGAGGGTTTGACAGGTGAAGCGGTTGTTTTGCGAAAACAAAGTCGGGGGCAGCTTGTTCTGGAAAAAGCAAAAATTGAGGACATTATGCTCTATTTCGAAAAGGGGGAAGCGGGATGTTGAGGCTTATTGTCAGGGATTTGTTCATGTACCAGAGAAACAACTTCTTTGTTCTGATCGGTTTTGCCCTCTTAAATACCTTTCTGCTGCGGCAAGGGGATAGTGGGGTGATGGGTTTCACGATTTGCCTGTTGGGGATGTCGTTGTTTGCCTTTACCATGACGGCCCAAACCACGTTATACTATGATGAACTGTCCAAATCGAACAGATTTTTCCGGGCAATGCCGATACCCCCGTCATCCATTGTGAGATCGAGATATGCATCCTGCTTTTTGTCCGCGGCAATGGGCATACTGGCGCTCTATATTGTTGCGGCCCTGGTGAACGTGGCTTCCCTATTCTATCCTTTCCTCTATAGAGAGGTGATCTTCAATATTGACCTATTAATATTGTGTCTTGCCGCCGTGCTCATCTTTTGCGCCGCCCTTCTTCCGCTCCTGTTTAAATTCGGCTATATGAAGTCAAAATATCCTCTTATGCTTTTGTTTATTGCTCTTGCTTCGTGTATGCCAATGGCCCTTTCCAGCGGGACCCAAACACAAAAAGAACTCCCTTTTCTTTCGTTCCTGCCGACAATCGGAACATCTGGCATAGTGTTTATCCTCGCGCTTTTGGCTCTATATGGCTCGATCAGGCTCTCTATGGCAATTTTTGCCCGAAAAGAGGTATGACCATGAAAGGTAAGCTTTGCACATTTGGGCTAATCTAGTGTATAATTTTTACAGAAAAGGGGTGTTTTTTTATGGAAGAACAGAAAATTGAAGAAACAAAAATATCTTTGCTGAAAAAGTTTGGCAAAGTCCTGACCTCGCCGAGGGAAGCCTTTCAGGTCATTACACAGGACCCCAAGATCTTGTGGCCGGGACTGATCATAATCGTGATAAATTTAATCGCAACCCTGATCATTCTGCCGGAGAGTGTGGCTTATACAGAACAGATCATGATTGCGCAGGGAATCGGTCCTGAGCAGATAGCCATGTATACGAAGGTTCTGGCGCCAATCGCTGTTATCGGGGTAATCATTATCGTTCCTTTGCTTTGGGTAGTCAAAGCGGGTGTGCTTTTTCTTTACAACATGCTTTCTGTCGGAGAGGCCCGTTTTAAGCAGCTCATGGCCGTAGCGATCTTTGTTGAGATTCCGCTGATCATAAAAGCTGTAATCTCAAGCGGACTGATCAAAATCATGGGATATCAAGCGGGTTATCAGGTTAACGCCAGCTTAGCGTTATTATTCATGAATTTAGAAACGTCCAGCTTCCTGTACCGCCTGCTGCAGCAGATCGAACTGTTCAATATATGGGGCCTGGTCCTGCTGGTGATAGGGGGATCTGCGGCGATCAAAAAAAACGCGAAAGGCTTGGCTGTCTATTTGGGGATTTTTTGGATCATTCTTTCCCTTGTCGCGGCTTTGCTGAATAACACAACAGTATAATAAAATCATTAAGGAGTTTTCCAAATTGAATACGATGCTGAATCAGAAAATCTCGGATCTCGGTACCGGAAAAGAAATGAAAACATCTCGTTCTCTGAAGAAAAAAATATTGGTGATCGGCTTAATCCTTTTGGTTTTATTAATCGTCGGGTTGAATGTTTACCGGTTCTATTATAAGGATGTCATCCCGGTTGCGGTATCTCCGGTCAGTGAGAAAAACCTGGTGGAAAAGGTCCCGGCTTCGGGAAATGTTGTTGCTGCCGACCGGGAGATTGTCTATAGTCAAGCAAGCGGAACAGTAGAAAACATTCATGTCAAAATGGGTCAAAAGGTGACGGCCGGACAAGCCCTGCTGGACATTGATATCATTGATGCCGAGCAGAAGCTGGCGGAGGCCCGGGCCAAACTGGCAGCCGCAAACCTGGCTTTCAGCCAGGCGCGCTCAGGTGATCAGACAACCGCGCTGATTTCTGCGCGGTCTGCCCTGACTGAGGCTGAGAATACCTATAAGCAGGACAAAGATCATTTGGAACGGACCAGGATCTTAGTGGAGCAGGGGGCAGTGGCCCAGGTTGATCTGGATAAAGCTCAGGCGGACTTGAACAACAGTCAGGCCGCCTATGATCAGGCTCAGGCTAATTTCCGGCAGGCTGAACAGAATGCTCCCCTTCAACTGCAGTCACTGCAGGCAAATGTGGAGTCGGCCGGATTACAGCTTGAAGCCATAGAAAAACAGGTTGCGGGAAGAAATCTGCTCAGTCCCTGTGACGGCTATGTGCTGTCAATCGCAGTGAATACAGGTGATCAAATCGACGACAAAACACAACTGCTGACCATCGGGAATGTCGCCAAACTGAACATCGAGGCAGATATTCCGGAAAGCGGAGTCGGTAAAATTAAAAACGGACAAGCGGTCAGCATCAGTTGCAATGCTTTTCCGGAAGAAAAATTTCAGGGTAAGGTCACTCAAGTCGGCCTGGAGATGGTGACGAAAACCAAGAACAATCAGCAGGATACCTTCCTGCCTGTCATGGTTGAGGTTGAGGGTGATTCTCGCTTGCTGCCGGGATTTAAGACCGATCTGGAAATTGTTACGGCAGATATCCAGACTTTGGTCGTGCCCATTGAAGCACTGGTGGAAAAGAATGAAGGCAAGAGCCTTTTTGTACTTAAAGAAGGAATCGCTCATCTTACCGTAGTCAAAACAGGCATTAATGACGGGGTGACGGTCGAGATTCTTTCCGGAGTAAATAAAGATGAGCAAGTGATCCTGAATCCTTCGGCTAAGGTTCAAGACGGAAGTAAGGTTCGTGTGCAATGATCGAAATTCAGAACTTGTGTAAAACTTATCAGACCGGCAGCGTAAAGGTCAATGCCCTTAAAGATGTCAATTTGACTGTCGAGGATGGTCATTTTATTGCGGTAATGGGCCCTTCAGGATCGGGAAAATCCACATTCATGAATATTCTCGGTCTACTGGATCATCCGACGGACGGCAGTTATCTCCTGGATGAGGTTGATACCAGAAGTCTTGATGAATACCGGCTCGCAGCTGTGCGCAACAGAAAGATCGGTTTTGTGTTTCAAAACTTCAATCTTTTGCCCAGGCTAAGTGCCCAGCGCAATGTGGAATTGCCTTTGTTTTACGCCGGGGTTGCCGCTAATGAAAGAAGGGCCCTGGCCGCGGCCGCTTTGGAACGGGTGGGCTTGTTAAGTCATATTGACCACCGCCCCAATGAGCTGTCCGGAGGTCAAAGGCAGCGTGTAGCAATAGCGCGGGCTATTATTAACCATCCCAGTATCTTATTGGCCGATGAACCAACCGGTAACTTGGATAGTGCGTCAAGCTATGAGATTATGACTTTATTTCAGGAACTGCACCGTCAAGGCAGTACCATTATTTTGGTGACGCATGAGCCGGAGATTGCCCAGCACGCCGGCCGGATTGTTCATTTTCGGGACGGAAGTCTGGTCAAAAACGAAAAAGTGGAAAGCCCGCTGGATGCCCGGCAGCTTTTGGAACAATGGCTGCAGCAAGGAGGACGGGAATGAAATTCAAAGAAATGATTGCCGCGGCTTTGGAAGGAATCAGAGTAAATAAACTGCGTTCCGCCTTGACCATGCTGGGAATGATTATTGGCGTGATGTTTGTGATTATTATTATTACATTAGGGCAAAGCCTCAGCCGCAAAGTGACGGAAACAGTCGAGGGAATGGGGGCCAATTCTTTTTATTTGTACGGAACAACCAATGACAACGGTCAGCAGGGCAAGCTGAAACTGGAAGACTGTAAACTCCTTAAGGACTCCATTGATAGTATTGAAGCCGTAATCCCTTTAAAATATATGAACTTTCAAGCGGCCTTGGAAACAACCCGGAAGAAAGAAAACAGCTATCTGATGGGAACGACTCCGGAATATATGAAGGCCCAGCAAACCGGTCTCAGCCAGGGAAGGTTTTTCAGTGAAGCGGAAAACCAGGTGAGCCGCAAGGTTGTGGTTATCGACCAAAATATGGCGGACAGTCTGTTTGGCCCGGGCGCGGAAGCGGTAGGAAAAACCGTTCGGATCAACAGTACCCCCTTTCAGGTCTGCGGAGTGACCAAGCCGGAGAAGGGGCTGTTTGGGATGGGTGCATCCACGGTCCTGATTCCGATCAAGACTTTGCTGGAAATGAGCGATACGCAGGAAATCCAACAGGCCATAGTCCGGGTGACCAGCGGGGACCAGGTCAAGGCGGCGACTGTCCAAAGCCTCAGTGTCTTGGAAGTACGGCACGCTGTGAAAAACGGGTTTGAAGTCCGGACCAATGAACAGGAGTTAGCGCAGTTCAGTACAATGTTGACGGTCGTTACCTCTGTCTTTGGCGCTCTTGCCGGGATTGCTCTGCTCGTAGGGGGGATCGGTATTATGAATATTATGCTGGTTTCCATTACGGAACGTACACGTGAGATTGGGCTGCGCATGGCCATAGGTGCCCGGCGCAGTGACATTTTGATTCAATTTCTTGTGGAATCGGCTACGATTTCCGCCCTGGGGGGAATGATCGGCATGATTCTGGGGATTGGGATCGGAGCAATCATTTCCCTTTTATTCAATATGCCGGTGATTATCTCTTTGGGGACAATTCTGATTGCTTTGGGATTTTCTTCGGCTGTGGGTATTATTTTTGGCCTGTATCCGGCTAACAAAGCCGCTAAGCTTGACCCTATTGACGCCTTGAGGTATGAATAAGAGACGAGAATAGATTTAATCTAACAAAGATCACCACCGGCATTCCCTGCCGGTGGTGATCTTTGTTATTTTGGACTTTGCGGTGCTTTCTTGTAATAGCCTTTGGCAATTCTTTTCTGATCCTTCAACTCCTGATTTCTTATGCCTTGATCAGCGCCATCAGTTTTTGTGCTTTTATTTTTCCCCATATTCATCACCCTTTTTATTATTTTTTAACATTCGGGCTTTTATACAATCGTGAACCTTGTTGTATAGAGCGAGTAAATTTTTGCGACAATCCTTTTAAACATCAAACTGCAGTTGAATTTTGCGGGAATGATCATATATCGTTTTAACGCAATATATATTATAATATTGCCAGAATCGGAATAAAAATTGCAGGTGCATGTATACTGAGCTGCAAAAATGTGATTAATAGAGGTCAAAAAAAGTGGATGCTTACGAAAGAATGGTCATCAGGGAACTGAGTGTCTGGGAACGAAAGATGAAGAAGAGAAGACCCACACCGGGAGAAAGACTTTCCAAAGGTGTCCAGCGCAGGGTAAACAAGCTGATTCCTCAGAAATTCCACGAGATCATCGGAGCAGCGGTAATGAATATGGTAAAAGCTGTTCTCAACGGTTCGGAATATCTTTCCCTGCTGGAGGTTGATCCCGAAAAATCCTTACAGCAACGGGATCAGCTGGTTAAGGACAGGCTGGTTTTCTATAAGTCGGCCTCGGCGGCCAGCGGGGCAGGAACAGGGGGAGGCGGCATCTTTCTCGGCCTGGTCGATTTTCCGATACTTTTAAGCCTGAAAATGAAATTCATGTTTGATGCGGCATATCTTTACGGATTTGATGTGAAAAAGCTTGAGGAAAGGCTTTTTATTCTCTACCTCTTTCAGCTGGCTTTCTCCGGCAGGCACAAAAGACCGGATATATTTGAGAAGGTCTCCGACTGGGAAAGCTTTTCTTTCACACTTCCCGCTAAAATTGAAGATTTTGATTGGCTGACTTTTCAGCAGGAATATCGAGATTATATGGATCTGGCAAAATTTTTTCAAATCATCCCCGGTATTGGAATGGTTGTGGGGGCTGTGGCAAACTATAAATTGTTGGATCATTTGGGTGAAACTGTGATCAATGGTTACCGGATGCGGATATTAGGCAGGGATAGCCGCAAAAAAATAGAATAGTAGCAGTAGAATCTAATCCTGGAAAACAAGAATAACTTTTTTCCAATATCAATCTTAAGGAGTGTTCAATATGCCGCATATCAGCGTTAAATTATGGCCGGGGAAGACTGAGGAAGAAAAAATTGAGCTGACGGATAAGTTTGTAAGAGCAATGGAAGAAATCATGGGTGTTCCGGAAAGGAGCATTTCCGTTGCCATAGAAGAAGTCCCTAAAGAGCTTTGGACAGAACAAGTCTACAATACCGACATCATGGGAAAACCGGAGAATCTTTATAAGAAACCCGGATATACCCCCTCTGTCTAAAACGAGTTATTGGGGCAGGGAGGAAACGGTTGTCTTCCAACGGGCTTGAGTTCATGAAAAGGGACTGTGCTGAAACGGAAAGTTTCAACACAGTCCTGATTTTTAGGGCAAACATGATTAATGAGTCAAATAAAATCAATCAAGATAATTGTTATCTCATCAGAAAAGAAATCACCAAATAGCTTAAGGCACCGACAATAGAACAGGACGGTATGGTCAAGACCCAGGCAATAAGCATTTGTTGGGCCGTTCCCCAGCGGACAGCTTTAATTCTTTTGGCCATCCCGACCCCGATAATGGAGCCGGAAGCAACATGCGTGGTGCTTACAGGAAGGTGAAGGCCGGGCAGGGCTGTAGCCGACCAGATGATCAGGGAAGAGGAAAGATCTGCGGCGAAGCCGTTGATCGGCTCAAGCTTGAATATTTTATCTCCCATCGTCCGAATAATTCGCCAGCCTCCTCCCGCAGTGCCGGCGGCCATGGCAATCGCACACGCCAGTTTAACCCAGAACGGAACTTCGATACTGGGAAGCATTCCAGCAGCGAACAGGGAAAGGGTGATAATCCCCATGGATTTCTGAGCGTCATTGGAACCATGGTTAAAAGCCAGCAATCCGGCAGTAAAGAACTGCATTTTCTGAAAGGCAAAGTTTACTCTGGCGGGGGAAGAGTAGGCAAAAACCTTATATAAGACCGACATGATCAGAAAACCAAGCGCAATGCCACAGACCGGAGAGACTAATAACCCGATGATGATCTTGGAAATGCCGCCAAATTGGAGAGCGCCAAAACCGGCCTTACATGCTCCCGCACCGATTATTCCGCCGATTACGGCATGGGAAGAACTGCTTGGGATGCCGACATACCAGGTTAAAAGATTCCAAAGTATGGCGCTGATCAAGGCGGCAATCATCACTTCCGAAGTGACAACCGATGTAATGACAATATCTTTAGCAATTGTCTTGGCAACACCTGTACTGTACATGGCTCCGACAAAGTTTAAAATTGCCGTCATAATGATGGCCTTTTTTGGAGTTAAGGCTCTGGTCGATACTGAGGTGGCAATAGCATTGGCAGTGTCGTGAAACCCATTGATATAATCAAATACCAAGGCTAAGATAACAATAAAGCCAAGCAGGATAACCGAACTACTAAGCATATTTGAGCACTACTCCTTTAATGAAGTCTCCAATATCCTCGCAATAGTCAGCGGCGTTCTCTAAATGTTCCAGGATTTCTTTCCATTTAATGATTTCCAGAATATTTTTTTCTTCATCAAATAAGCGGCCGACTTCTTTACGGTATAGTTTGTCGGCATCGCTTTCCAGAACGCTCACTTTGGCCACATTCTCTAAAATATGCTGGCGGCCTGATCTGATATTCGGCAGGTAACTGAACGAGTCTTTAATGATTTTGGCACATTCATCAAGAACCTTGGTTAACTCAATGGCTCCCTGAGGTGGGGTGGAAGCTTTGTAGACAACCATTCGTTCAATCGCGCCCTGGATAAAATCAA harbors:
- the thiC gene encoding phosphomethylpyrimidine synthase ThiC, whose amino-acid sequence is MTYKTQMEAAKKGILTEQMKKVAAKEGMDTPKLMALMAEGRIVIPSNIHHLSLDHEGVGEGLKTKINVNLGISRDCREFKFEIEKAVKAIEMGAEAIMDLSSYGKTREFRRKLVGMSKAMIGTVPMYDAIGHLEKDLGEIKAEELIDVLRVHAEDGVDFMTIHAGINRKTAERLKKNGRLTNIVSRGGSLLYAWMELTGNENPFYEHYDKVLDILRAYDVTISLGDACRPGSINDSTDACQVEELITLGELTKEAWKKDVQVMVEGPGHMAINEIQANMVLQKRLCHHAPFYVLGPIVTDIAPGYDHITSAIGGAIAASSGADFLCYVTPAEHLRLPDLEDMKEGIIAAKIAAHAADIAKGVSGAREHDYQMSTARKNLDWEGMFNLALDQEKARRYRESSQPEHEDSCTMCGKMCAVRTMNKVMSGEKLSLD
- the thiS gene encoding sulfur carrier protein ThiS encodes the protein MFTVNGNKVKIEEHLTISGYLASAGIDPSLVVVEYNHQIPDRQEWPNIHIQNGDNLEIVKFIGGG
- a CDS encoding HesA/MoeB/ThiF family protein, giving the protein MAADSLDQDVLRYSRQIILDGFGKDGQEKLKTARVLVIGAGGLGSPALYYLAAAGVSNIGIVDFDTITLSNLNRQILHFTEDLGKKKTDSAEKKLLNLNPGLNIEKYHDRLNIDNIEEVISNYDVIIDATDNFPVRYLISDCCYFNGKPLIEGAAVGFDGILMTIIPGQTPCYRCLYPEPPQNGVMPTCSDSGILGMVTGVIGSLQALEAVKVITGMGQTVSGRLLIFDALRSSFREVNWPKRDHCPLCGDEPKIRELVEYEIKCKVKL
- a CDS encoding GntR family transcriptional regulator — encoded protein: MTALDIIISNQSDIPIYQQIVTQMKNLMMNGELSEGDPLPSIRTLATELQISSITTKRAYEELEREGYIVSQVGRGSFVNAQNKELMREKRMKIVEEKLAEAVAAAKMIEMSRDDLRELLDILFGEDMK
- a CDS encoding ABC transporter ATP-binding protein, producing the protein MSNLIEVKNLRKSWQDFGLQDISFALAPGYIMGFVGPNGAGKSTTIKLMLNLLHKQGGDIKLFGLDHVKDEIAVKQQIGFVLDDTYFQENMTIKQIEWLVSGFYREWDREKFNQFMIKFSLPKHKKIKELSTGMKAKLAMSVALSHNAKLLILDEPTSGLDPVVRSEILGELSQVVQDPARGVFFSTHITSDLDKIADYVTFIHNGRIVLATTKDEINEKYAIVKGTKKQLAEIKSLLVRYKESQFGFEGLTGEAVVLRKQSRGQLVLEKAKIEDIMLYFEKGEAGC
- a CDS encoding ABC-2 transporter permease produces the protein MLRLIVRDLFMYQRNNFFVLIGFALLNTFLLRQGDSGVMGFTICLLGMSLFAFTMTAQTTLYYDELSKSNRFFRAMPIPPSSIVRSRYASCFLSAAMGILALYIVAALVNVASLFYPFLYREVIFNIDLLILCLAAVLIFCAALLPLLFKFGYMKSKYPLMLLFIALASCMPMALSSGTQTQKELPFLSFLPTIGTSGIVFILALLALYGSIRLSMAIFARKEV
- a CDS encoding YIP1 family protein, with the translated sequence MEEQKIEETKISLLKKFGKVLTSPREAFQVITQDPKILWPGLIIIVINLIATLIILPESVAYTEQIMIAQGIGPEQIAMYTKVLAPIAVIGVIIIVPLLWVVKAGVLFLYNMLSVGEARFKQLMAVAIFVEIPLIIKAVISSGLIKIMGYQAGYQVNASLALLFMNLETSSFLYRLLQQIELFNIWGLVLLVIGGSAAIKKNAKGLAVYLGIFWIILSLVAALLNNTTV
- a CDS encoding efflux RND transporter periplasmic adaptor subunit — encoded protein: MLNQKISDLGTGKEMKTSRSLKKKILVIGLILLVLLIVGLNVYRFYYKDVIPVAVSPVSEKNLVEKVPASGNVVAADREIVYSQASGTVENIHVKMGQKVTAGQALLDIDIIDAEQKLAEARAKLAAANLAFSQARSGDQTTALISARSALTEAENTYKQDKDHLERTRILVEQGAVAQVDLDKAQADLNNSQAAYDQAQANFRQAEQNAPLQLQSLQANVESAGLQLEAIEKQVAGRNLLSPCDGYVLSIAVNTGDQIDDKTQLLTIGNVAKLNIEADIPESGVGKIKNGQAVSISCNAFPEEKFQGKVTQVGLEMVTKTKNNQQDTFLPVMVEVEGDSRLLPGFKTDLEIVTADIQTLVVPIEALVEKNEGKSLFVLKEGIAHLTVVKTGINDGVTVEILSGVNKDEQVILNPSAKVQDGSKVRVQ
- a CDS encoding ABC transporter ATP-binding protein; this encodes MIEIQNLCKTYQTGSVKVNALKDVNLTVEDGHFIAVMGPSGSGKSTFMNILGLLDHPTDGSYLLDEVDTRSLDEYRLAAVRNRKIGFVFQNFNLLPRLSAQRNVELPLFYAGVAANERRALAAAALERVGLLSHIDHRPNELSGGQRQRVAIARAIINHPSILLADEPTGNLDSASSYEIMTLFQELHRQGSTIILVTHEPEIAQHAGRIVHFRDGSLVKNEKVESPLDARQLLEQWLQQGGRE
- a CDS encoding ABC transporter permease, with the translated sequence MKFKEMIAAALEGIRVNKLRSALTMLGMIIGVMFVIIIITLGQSLSRKVTETVEGMGANSFYLYGTTNDNGQQGKLKLEDCKLLKDSIDSIEAVIPLKYMNFQAALETTRKKENSYLMGTTPEYMKAQQTGLSQGRFFSEAENQVSRKVVVIDQNMADSLFGPGAEAVGKTVRINSTPFQVCGVTKPEKGLFGMGASTVLIPIKTLLEMSDTQEIQQAIVRVTSGDQVKAATVQSLSVLEVRHAVKNGFEVRTNEQELAQFSTMLTVVTSVFGALAGIALLVGGIGIMNIMLVSITERTREIGLRMAIGARRSDILIQFLVESATISALGGMIGMILGIGIGAIISLLFNMPVIISLGTILIALGFSSAVGIIFGLYPANKAAKLDPIDALRYE
- a CDS encoding EcsC family protein; translated protein: MDAYERMVIRELSVWERKMKKRRPTPGERLSKGVQRRVNKLIPQKFHEIIGAAVMNMVKAVLNGSEYLSLLEVDPEKSLQQRDQLVKDRLVFYKSASAASGAGTGGGGIFLGLVDFPILLSLKMKFMFDAAYLYGFDVKKLEERLFILYLFQLAFSGRHKRPDIFEKVSDWESFSFTLPAKIEDFDWLTFQQEYRDYMDLAKFFQIIPGIGMVVGAVANYKLLDHLGETVINGYRMRILGRDSRKKIE
- a CDS encoding tautomerase family protein is translated as MPHISVKLWPGKTEEEKIELTDKFVRAMEEIMGVPERSISVAIEEVPKELWTEQVYNTDIMGKPENLYKKPGYTPSV
- a CDS encoding inorganic phosphate transporter; its protein translation is MLSSSVILLGFIVILALVFDYINGFHDTANAIATSVSTRALTPKKAIIMTAILNFVGAMYSTGVAKTIAKDIVITSVVTSEVMIAALISAILWNLLTWYVGIPSSSSHAVIGGIIGAGACKAGFGALQFGGISKIIIGLLVSPVCGIALGFLIMSVLYKVFAYSSPARVNFAFQKMQFFTAGLLAFNHGSNDAQKSMGIITLSLFAAGMLPSIEVPFWVKLACAIAMAAGTAGGGWRIIRTMGDKIFKLEPINGFAADLSSSLIIWSATALPGLHLPVSTTHVASGSIIGVGMAKRIKAVRWGTAQQMLIAWVLTIPSCSIVGALSYLVISFLMR
- a CDS encoding DUF47 domain-containing protein, whose product is MFGLKSREDQFFKLFNQTADLLCQSTRCLLNLVSDFSPDKLPTSMSKITDLEHQADDVTSRIIDKLNHTMVTPIDREDIYKLATFLDNVIDFIQGAIERMVVYKASTPPQGAIELTKVLDECAKIIKDSFSYLPNIRSGRQHILENVAKVSVLESDADKLYRKEVGRLFDEEKNILEIIKWKEILEHLENAADYCEDIGDFIKGVVLKYA